Proteins found in one Venturia canescens isolate UGA chromosome 8, ASM1945775v1, whole genome shotgun sequence genomic segment:
- the LOC122414352 gene encoding proteoglycan 4 isoform X10, with the protein MPANKGNITFAPCKEKSGNGFAAVTSKKKKRSCVKSKKHCKQYLQLHSEYRSTYTWHEYTGPHQEHTVVRRAPQAPPTSTKQAIAKLQSAKSTEDENIEGPTLEPPLPRRKKCPELAYKTHEFITAADGGGIDAVDTNVVADKVREVAATAALPPSQLSKAISRISTEYRLQFAWPRRSQLTNGDAVGPVAAAGGAAGTAGPPRKSLSMGALKQGIGPAGPAPVHKKRPGDVDHKRDGAQASELEPLVGHTDTVDGVVPEGDEREDEINEVKVTFRSVTKEEKDKENTRKIAPSMMMPPAGRPSSVQARPSHGILQDDIKADNEKAIARARKDFLIRHHLDRTTGVGDGALLPSPTREKLEPVVPRRRDDSKETREEIQPKTKSSPKSSPRTGRSQSLGPMASERRSPKRQPPPRAPSVSKDAKEKEKEQKDKEAREKSVEPERHPRPTAGGRGVRWSIREPSSIQYTTSSCSSTCEPPIPPLPPPPSGPGPTPLHKTRPSPRAHRKPFLATNAPPHRPVVHHQSSKPGVSSIGITNVANLITTTTTTTTGTTTTKSTTGTTNTTTGQAIRGTIQQKNSFNWSNVNTSVGGTSDKMMGKWSTSGIGASNVQGAQKTKLDNVTKLESSPAKSATTRPIKVSSLSSVDDNDDDDDDDDDKSSPVKIIIGKTATATATTTAISTTTTTPSLSAVPVEVVDKHPSKSSSLVDNRTNNAAALHSANAGLQAMTAEPQVNGDAGTGGESSVASTPQSQSAGSVVSAPIAASQVAPWVDDEPVVKSPPEPTRVKSPEQMIMRSPEPVNWTVPLDTGKTFTVTQNVREGEPLTRPHSEAKTWGGSSFPSAPQSAPPELAAQHKSQQHSQHSGYKSPESESVSLGSFSGLNGHKDLDSERDSPLPSNVHSTPTPTQSDKSSIVAGMEETASKEDQRPEQPVGSSIKPVAGTNLRCLEDPVFEFERSKNVEGASTTSIATPSATGGTAAAAAAAAAAAAAAGGTPAAQTGYRVLEAESPPGAGASVAGPASGYHVLGAPALSPGSAQRTVASDVLEKARNRFDKFWGKGGPENQA; encoded by the exons CAGCTCCATTCGGAATACAGGAGCACTTATACATGGCACGAATACACGGGGCCTCACCAAGAGCACACGGTCGTACGTCGGGCGCCCCAGGCGCCACCTACTTCCA CGAAGCAAGCGATCGCGAAGCTACAATCGGCCAAGTCAACCGAGGATGAGAACATCGAAG GACCTACACTCGAGCCACCTCttccgagaagaaaaaagtgcccGGAGCTCGCCTACAAGACGCACGAATTCATCACCGCGGCGGACGGCGGTGGGATCGATGCCGTCGATACGAATGTCGTTGCTGATAAAGTTCGG GAGGTCGCGGCTACCGCGGCGTTGCCACCGAGCCAGCTGAGCAAAGCGATTTCGCGAATAAGCACCGAGTATCGATTGCAGTTCGCCTGGCCAAGGCGATCACAGCTGACGAACGGGGATGCGGTTGGGCCGGTTGCGGCTGCCGGTGGGGCTGCCGGAACTGCGGGACCACCGAGAAAATCCTTGAGCATGGGGGCTCTCAAACAGGGTATTGGACCAGCGGGCCCCGCACCCGTACACAAGAAGAGACCAGGTGACGTCGATCACAAGCGCGATG GAGCTCAAGCGTCGGAACTGGAACCGTTGGTCGGTCACACGGACACGGTGGACGGGGTTGTTCCGGAGGGCGACGAGCGCGAGGATGAAATCAACGAGGTCAAAGTAACCTTCAG GTCAGTAACGAAGGAGGAAAAAGACAAGGAGAATACAAGAAAAATAGCACCATCGATGATGATGCCACCGGCGGGTCGACCTTCCTCCGTACAAGCGAGACCGTCTCACGGGATTCTTCAGGATGATATAAAGGCC GACAATGAAAAGGCAATAGCACGAGCGAGAAAAGATTTTCTGATTCGTCACCATCTCGATCGTACCACAGGAGTCG GTGACGGAGCTCTGCTACCCTCGCCAACTCGTGAAAAATTGGAGCCGGTGGTGCCCCGTCGTCGGGACGATTCGAAGGAGACGAGGGAGGAGATCCAACCAAAGACAAAATCTAGCCCCAAGAGCAGTCCGCGAACGGGACGTTCACAGAGCCTCGGACCAATGGCGAGCGAGCGAAGATCGCCGAAGCGTCAGCCACCCCCGCGAGCGCCCTCGGTCAGCAAAGACGCCAAg gaaaaagaaaaggagcAAAAGGACAAGGAGGCGAGGGAGAAGAGCGTCGAGCCCGAAAGGCATCCACGTCCGA CCGCGGGTGGCCGTGGGGTCCGGTGGAGCATAAGAGAGCCCTCCTCGATACAATACACGACTTCGAGTTGTTCGTCGACGTGCGAGCCGCCCATACCGCCATTACCGCCGCCACCTTCGGGCCCTGGGCCGACACCTCTTCACAAGACAAGGCCCTCCCCGCGGGCTCATCGCAAAC CCTTCCTCGCGACAAACGCTCCCCCCCATCGCCCCGTTGTTCATCATCAGTCAAGCAAACCCGGTGTAAGCTCAATAGGGATAACAAATGTAGCGAATTTaataacgacgacgacgacgacgacgacagggacgacaacgacgaaaaGTACGACAGGCACGACAAACACGACGACGGGACAAGCTATTAGAGGAACGATTcagcaaaaaaattcgttcaatTGGTCAAACGTGAATACGAGCGTTGGCGGTACGAGTGATAAAATGATGGGGAAATGGTCAACGAGCGGGATCGGGGCGAGTAACGTACAGGGAGCGCAAAAAACGAAGCTCGATAATGTAACGAAGCTCGAATCGTCACCTGCCAAATCTGCGACGACGAGGCCGATTAAAGTTTCGTCCTTATCGAGCgtcgacgacaacgacgacgacgatgacgacgacgacgacaagtCGTCCCCCGTGAAAATCATCATCGGCaaaacagcaacagcaacagcaacaacaacagcaatatcgacgacaacgacgactcCTTCTCTCTCCGCTGTTCCTGTAGAAGTTGTTGATAAACACCCATCCAAATCATCATCCCTCGTTGATAATCGAACAAATAACGCCGCTGCCCTTCATTCTGCTAACGCCGGCCTACAAGCTA TGACGGCGGAGCCTCAGGTGAACGGGGATGCGGGAACGGGAGGAGAATCGAGCGTAGCGTCGACGCCGCAGTCGCAGAGCGCCGGAAGCGTCGTTTCAGCGCCGATCGCGGCGTCCCAGGTCGCGCCGTGGGTGGACGACGAACCGGTGGTCAAGAGCCCACCGGAACCAACGCGCGTCAAGTCACCGGAACAAATGATAATGCGCTCACCGGAGCCGGTAAATTGGACCGTGCCGCTCGATACCGGTAAAACCTTTACCGTTACTCAGAACGTGAGAGAag GAGAGCCTCTTACTCGACCTCATAGCGAGGCCAAGACATGGGGAGGATCCTCCTTCCCATCAGCCCCGCAATCAGCGCCACCGGAGCTCGCGGCTCAGCACAAATCGCAACAGCATTCCCAGCATTCCGGTTACAAGTCACCGGAGAGCGAGAGCGTCTCGCTCGGAAGTTTCAGCGGTCTCAACGGTCACAAAGATCTCGATTCCGAGAGAGATAGTCCTTTACCCTCTAACGTACATAGCACACCGACTCCGACGCAGAGTGACAAG AGTTCGATCGTCGCCGGAATGGAGGAAACCGCTTCGAAGGAAGATCAGCGTCCGGAGCAGCCGGTAGGATCTTCGATCAAGCCTGTGGCAGGAACGAATCTGAGGTGTCTGGAGGACCCGGTGTTCGAGTTCGAGCGTTCGAAAAACGTCGAGGGAGCGAGCACGACGAGTATCGCGACGCCCTCTGCGACAGGGGGGACggcagcggcggcggcggcggcggccgCAGCGGCAGCGGCAGCCGGTGGAACACCAGCAGCACAAACGGGATATAGGGTATTGGAAGCGGAAAGTCCTCCGGGAGCAGGCGCTTCCGTAGCCGGACCAGCTTCCGGTTATCACGTTCTCGGAGCCCCGGCACTGAGCCCCGGTTCGGCTCAACGTACGGTCGCCAGTGACGTTCTCGAGAAGGCTCGTAATCGCTTTGACAAATTTTGGGGCAAGGGCGGACCCGAGAATCAGGCTTAA